A genomic region of Manihot esculenta cultivar AM560-2 chromosome 15, M.esculenta_v8, whole genome shotgun sequence contains the following coding sequences:
- the LOC110601119 gene encoding mitochondrial inner membrane protease subunit 1, producing the protein MRVVKYISEWSSIAKEALSQTFIVAKFLCLLHVTNAYICSPTLVFGPSMLPTLNLSGDVLLAEHVSHRLGKVGPGDVVLVRSPLDPRKIVTKRIVGMEGDRISFSLDPSSTDSCHTIVVPKGHVWIQGDNVYASSDSRHFGPVPYGLIQGKVFCRVWPPYGFGALE; encoded by the exons ATGAGAGTGGTGAAATATATCAGTGAATGGAGTAGCATAGCCAAAGAAGCGCTGTCTCAAACGTTCATCGTAGCCAAGTTTCTATGCTTGCTTCACGTCACCAACGCCTACATATGCTCTCCCACTCTC GTGTTCGGTCCTAGTATGCTTCCGACGCTCAATCTTTCCGGTGATGTGTTATTGGCGGAACACGTTTCACACCGTTTGGGGAAGGTGGGACCAGGTGATGTCGTGCTGGTTCGCTCCCCTTTAGATCCTAGAAAAATCGTCACTAAACGCATTGTGGGAATGGAGGGTGATAGAATTTCTTTCTCGCTGGACCCTTCTAGTACTGACAGCTGCCACACCATTGTT GTCCCAAAGGGGCATGTTTGGATTCAGGGAGATAATGTTTATGCTTCCAGTGACTCGAGGCATTTTGGGCCTGTTCCTTATGGTCTTATTCAAGGCAAAGTGTTTTGTAGG
- the LOC110601874 gene encoding solanesyl diphosphate synthase 2, chloroplastic, giving the protein MMSMTCHSLDFGRTVFDLAACGCSSNASVNRCSVRNYAKSVSRSCNRDCAAGRLLCYRKDFARCRVSSTKTPETLLKGVTQGPAALVNLKESRGPISLINVFEVVADDLQTLNQNLLSIVGAENPVLMSAADQIFGAGGKRMRPALVFLVSRATAEIMGLKELTTKHRRLAEIIEMIHTASLIHDDVLDESDMRRGKQTVHQLYGTRVAVLAGDFMFAQSSWYLANLENIEVIKLISQVIKDFASGEIKQASSLFDCDVELEEYLIKSYYKTASLIAASTKGAAIFSGVESSVAEQMYEYGKNLGLSFQVVDDILDFTQSAEQLGKPAGSDLAKGNLTAPVIFALEKEPKLREIIDSEFCEPGSLDEAVKLVKQCGGIERAQELAKEKASLAIQNLSCLPRAAFRSALEEMVLYNLERID; this is encoded by the exons ATGATGTCAATGACATGCCACAGCCTTGATTTTGGGAGGACTGTGTTTGATTTGGCGGCTTGTGGATGCTCTTCGAATGCTTCAGTGAATAGGTGTTCAGTGAGGAATTATGCCAAGTCAGTTTCTAGGAGTTGTAATAGAGACTGTGCCGCTGGAAGATTGCTTTGTTACCGGAAGGATTTTGCTCGGTGTCGGGTTTCTTCGACCAAGACTCCCGAGACTCTGCTTAAGG GAGTTACTCAAGGTCCGGCAGCACTGGTGAATTTGAAGGAGTCAAGAGGTCCAATTTCATTGATAAATGTTTTTGAAGTGGTTGCTGATGATCTCCAGACTCTTAACCAAAACCTCCTGTCG ATTGTTGGTGCAGAAAACCCAGTTTTAATGTCTGCAGCTGATCAGATATTTGGTGCTGGTGGGAAGAGGATGCGACCGGCATTGGTATTCCTAGTTTCAAGAGCCACAGCAGAAATAATGGGGTTAAA GGAACTTACTACAAAACACCGGCGCTTAGCAGAGATCATTGAGATGATCCATACTGCAAGCTTAATACATGATGATGTACTAGATGAAAGTGACATGCGTAGAG GAAAACAAACAGTTCATCAACTGTATGGCACAAGGGTGGCAGTACTGGCAGGGGATTTCATGTTTGCTCAGTCCTCTTGGTACCTAGCAAATCTTGAAAATATCGAAGTCATTAAGCTTATCAGCCAG GTTATTAAGGATTTTGCAAGTGGTGAAATAAAGCAAGCATCTAGTTTGTTTGACTGTGATGTTGAGCTCGAGGAGTATTTGATCAAGAGCTATTACAAAACTGCCTCTTTAATAGCTGCTAGTACTaaaggagctgctatttttagTGGGGTGGAAAGTAGTGTTGCTGAACAAATGTATGAATATGGTAAGAATCTTGGTCTGTCCTTCCAAGTTGTTGATGACATACTGGATTTTACGCAGTCAGCCGAGCAGCTGGGGAAGCCAGCTGGGAGCGACTTGGCAAAAGGGAACCTGACAGCACCTGTAATATTTGCTCTGGAGAAAGAACCAAAACTGAGAGAAATCATCGACTCCGAATTCTGTGAGCCTGGCTCTCTGGATGAAGCAGTTAAGTTGGTTAAGCAATGTGGAGGAATAGAAAGAGCACAAGAATTAGCCAAGGAGAAAGCATCACTTGCAATCCAGAATCTGAGTTGTCTTCCTCGGGCTGCATTTCGATCGGCGCTAGAGGAAATGGTGTTGTACAATCTCGAACGGATTGATTAG
- the LOC110601026 gene encoding receptor-like serine/threonine-protein kinase At1g78530 yields MGKAKDIAFYITVCCIAFITSKIIISILLYKRWKRKHLVYEDGFSGGKMVLFKSAIMQQPLSSDVLLKKTLKLSNKDIIGSGGYGTVYRLNINDSVAFAVKRLNRGSAERDRGFERELEAMGDIKHRNIVTLHGYYTAPHYNLLIYELMPNGSLDAVLHGRSMEKKDLDWGSRYRIALGAARGISYLHHDCIPHIIHRDIKSSNILLDQKMEARVSDFGLATLMEPDKTHVSTFPAGTFGYLAPEYFDTGKATAKGDVYSFGVVLLELLTGKKPTDEAFFEEGTKLVTWVKAVVEDKREVHALDSRLKCAPTDEINNAFRIAFMCLEPEPSMRPSMAEIVKMLEQVKSDNL; encoded by the exons ATGGGCAAAGCTAAGGACATAGCATTCTACATCACAGTATGCTGCATTGCTTTCATTACATCCAAGATAATTATTTCCATCCTCCTCTACAAGAGATGGAAAAGAAAGCACTTAGTCTATGAAGATGGCTTCTCAG GAGGCAAGATGGTGTTGTTCAAGTCTGCAATAATGCAGCAGCCTCTATCATCTGATGTGTTGTTGAAGAAAACTTTAAAATTGAGCAACAAGGACATCATTGGCTCTGGAGGATATGGAACTGTTTACAGATTGAACATAAATGATTCTGTGGCCTTTGCTGTCAAGAGACTAAACAGGGGAAGCGCAGAGAGAGATCGAGGTTTCGAAAGAGAGTTGGAGGCTATGGGGGATATCAAGCATAGGAATATTGTCACTCTTCATGGATATTACACTGCACCTCATTACAATCTTCTCATATATGAGTTAATGCCTAATGGAAGTCTAGATGCAGTCCTGCATG GGAGATCAATGGAGAAGAAGGATTTGGATTGGGGATCCAGATATAGGATAGCACTAGGTGCTGCAAGAGGGATTTCATACCTGCATCATGATTGCATTCCACACATAATTCATAGAGACATCAAGTCTAGTAATATATTGCTAGATCAGAAAATGGAAGCTCGAGTATCTGATTTCGGATTGGCTACCTTGATGGAACCTGATAAGACTCATGTTTCTACATTTCCAGCAGGAACTTTTGGATACTTGGCTCCTG AGTACTTTGATACAGGGAAGGCAACTGCAAAAGGAGATGTTTATAGTTTTGGAGTTGTTCTTTTGGAGCTTTTGACTGGAAAGAAACCCACAGATGAAGCATTCTTTGAGGAAGGGACTAAGCTTGTGACCTGG GTAAAGGCAGTTGTTGAAGATAAAAGGGAAGTGCATGCACTTGACAGTAGGCTGAAGTGTGCACCGACTGATGAGATTAATAATGCATTCAGAATTGCATTTATGTGCCTTGAACCAGAGCCCTCTATGAGACCTTCCATGGCTGAGATAGTCAAGATGCTTGAGCAAGTAAAATCAGACAATTTGTAA
- the LOC110601875 gene encoding glucan endo-1,3-beta-D-glucosidase: MTKAAPLLLLFLYLISVGNLVASNNYEQKTWCVAKPSSDQATLLANINYACSQVDCRILHKGCPCFSPDNLISHASIAMNLYYQCRGRNRWNCDFKNSALIVITDPSFADCIYA; this comes from the exons ATGACTAAAGCAGCACCTCTTTTGCTTCTCTTCTTGTACTTGATTTCAG TTGGAAACTTGGTCGCTTCTAATAATTATGAGCAG AAAACTTGGTGTGTAGCCAAGCCGTCTTCAGATCAAGCAACTTTACTGGCGAATATTAATTATGCATGCTCTCAAGTTGATTGCAGAATTCTGCACAAGGGTTGTCCATGTTTTTCTCCTGATAATCTCATTAGCCATGCCTCTATAGCTATGAATCTCTACTACCAGTGCAGAGGAAGGAACAGGTGGAATTGCGATTTCAAAAACTCTGCTCTAATTGTCATCACCGATCCCA GTTTTGCTGATTGCATATATGCATAA
- the LOC110601028 gene encoding fatty-acid-binding protein 3, chloroplastic codes for MITFPFFESCFNFPLLKQNKSMLGTISAPTWFATCNPNHRISFPGKSPNPAISFRKAHSFLLLSLYCPQRDYVARTHFYLKASSSSSSVGSAEYAEEPATSVKFQTSLRLPGCSSSLSLLGTGYREKVFAIIGVKVYAAGLYVNQSVLNTLNAWKGLSAGEIQDNPDLFSSIFQATLEKSLQIILVRDVDGKTFWDALDNAISPRIKAPTSVDESALSTFRSIFQGRPLKKGTFIFLTWLDPLKMLISVSSNGIPSGVDATIESANVTSALFDVFLGDAPVSPSLKASVANGLATILK; via the exons ATGATTACATTCCCATTCTTTGAAAGCTGCTTCAATTTTCCACTCCTGAAGCAGAACAAAAGCATGCTTGGAACAATCTCTGCACCAACGTGGTTTGCCACCTGCAATCCAAATCACAGAATTAGTTTTCCAGGAAAATCTCCAAATCCAGCTATATCATTCCGCAAAGCCCACTCTTTCTTGCTCTTATCCTTATATTGTCCCCAAAGGGATTATGTTGCTCGTACCCATTTCTACTTGAAagcttcttcttcatcttcttcag TTGGAAGCGCGGAGTACGCGGAGGAACCCGCAACCAGTGTTAAATTTCAGACATCTTTACGTTTGCCTGGTTGCTCAAGTTCACTATCACTACTTGGAACTG GATACAGAGAAAAGGTTTTTGCAATCATTGGTGTTAAGGTCTATGCAGCAGGATTATATGTTAATCAGTCTGTCTTAAACACATTGAATGCCTGGAAAGGGCTATCAGCTGGTGAGATTCAGGATAATCCTGATTTGTTCAGCTCAATTTTTCAAG CCACTTTGGAAAAATCACTGCAAATAATACTGGTGAGAGATGTTGATGGTAAAACGTTTTGGGATGCCTTGGATAATGCCATCTCCCCAAGAATCAAAGCGCCCACTTCAGTTGACGAATCTGCTTTGTCCACATTTCGAAGTATCTTCCAAGGTCGACCTCTTAAGAAAGGGACATTCATATTTTTGACATGGTTGGATCCCTTAAAAATGCTA ATTTCTGTCTCATCAAATGGGATACCATCTGGTGTGGATGCTACAATTGAGTCAGCAAATGTCACTTCTGCTCTTTTTGATGTGTTTTTGGGAGATGCTCCAGTTTCTCCTTCCTTGAAAGCTTCGGTCGCCAATGGGTTGGCAACAATTCTGAAGTGA